In Vibrio sp. FE10, the following are encoded in one genomic region:
- a CDS encoding ABC transporter substrate-binding protein, whose protein sequence is MKYKLSSVFLLVAAASGHANAGECGSVTIADMNWNSATLIANIDQFILEHGYGCDAELIPGDTMPTGTSMIEKGQPDVAPELWSNSLKDALDKGVQEKRLRYAGKALVNGGEEGFWVPAYLVKQYPEMATIEGVRKNASLFKHPEDPDTSAFYSCPAGWNCQISAGNLFEALDLEESGFTIVDPGSSAGLSGSIAKAYEREEAWFGYYWAPTAVLGKYDMVKVDFGSGVNEQEFLNCTTKEDCDSPKATMYPPSPVHTVTTEDFASRAPEAYDYFTKRGFTNDKMNSLLAWMEDNQADGEEASIHFLSEFPEIWHPWVSQEVAKKVEAEL, encoded by the coding sequence ATGAAATACAAGTTAAGCTCCGTATTTTTGTTAGTTGCAGCAGCCAGTGGTCATGCTAACGCTGGTGAATGTGGCAGCGTAACAATCGCAGATATGAACTGGAACTCTGCAACTTTAATCGCCAACATTGACCAATTCATCCTAGAACACGGTTATGGTTGTGATGCCGAACTCATCCCTGGTGACACAATGCCAACTGGCACGTCGATGATTGAAAAAGGCCAACCAGATGTTGCACCAGAACTATGGAGTAACAGCCTCAAAGACGCACTCGATAAAGGTGTCCAAGAGAAACGTCTCCGCTACGCAGGTAAAGCCCTCGTAAACGGTGGTGAAGAAGGTTTTTGGGTTCCCGCTTATTTGGTTAAGCAATACCCAGAAATGGCAACCATTGAAGGCGTCCGCAAAAACGCTAGCTTGTTTAAACACCCAGAAGACCCAGATACATCTGCATTTTATAGCTGTCCAGCAGGTTGGAACTGTCAAATCAGTGCCGGTAACTTGTTTGAAGCTCTTGACCTAGAAGAGAGTGGTTTCACTATTGTGGACCCAGGCTCGAGTGCCGGCTTATCTGGATCTATCGCGAAAGCTTATGAACGTGAAGAAGCTTGGTTTGGTTATTACTGGGCACCAACCGCGGTGCTAGGTAAATACGATATGGTCAAAGTTGACTTTGGTAGTGGCGTCAATGAACAGGAGTTTTTGAACTGTACCACTAAGGAAGACTGTGATTCCCCTAAAGCAACCATGTACCCGCCTTCACCTGTTCACACCGTCACGACAGAAGACTTCGCATCAAGAGCACCAGAGGCTTACGACTACTTCACTAAACGTGGTTTCACCAACGACAAAATGAACTCACTTCTTGCTTGGATGGAAGACAACCAAGCGGACGGAGAAGAAGCGAGTATCCATTTCTTGAGTGAATTCCCAGAAATCTGGCACCCATGGGTATCTCAAGAAGTCGCGAAAAAAGTAGAAGCAGAGCTGTAA
- a CDS encoding chromosome partitioning protein ParA yields the protein MTISATHAEVEQLYLASELNGQRSICVTACHSGDGVTSIATALAERFLLAGHSTLYVDLNLFNSAFKNLHMLEEDQSGQLIEHVESHRMFIGVPAPQVASTQLAYKDPATLKKAVTQWLGKYDRVIIDTSPLLNINKGNIPAQSVASACDCALLVVAYGETSTHHLEQAKKLLDAQSITLMGCVMNMKNNPSFAQELVRQVNRMRFLPSKLRDRLANKLYQNEFLNLPM from the coding sequence ATGACTATTTCAGCAACGCATGCCGAAGTTGAACAGCTGTACTTAGCTTCTGAACTGAATGGACAACGCTCTATTTGTGTCACCGCTTGTCATTCAGGTGACGGCGTAACATCTATTGCTACGGCATTGGCCGAACGTTTCCTATTAGCGGGTCACTCTACGCTGTATGTTGACCTCAACTTGTTCAACTCTGCCTTTAAGAACTTACACATGCTTGAAGAGGATCAATCCGGTCAACTTATTGAGCACGTTGAATCTCATCGTATGTTCATTGGCGTACCTGCTCCACAAGTCGCATCAACTCAACTCGCTTATAAAGATCCTGCGACACTGAAAAAAGCGGTGACTCAATGGTTAGGAAAATACGACCGTGTGATCATTGATACGTCACCACTGCTTAATATCAACAAGGGGAATATTCCTGCTCAATCGGTTGCCAGTGCTTGTGACTGTGCACTGCTTGTTGTCGCCTATGGTGAAACGTCGACTCATCATCTAGAACAAGCGAAGAAACTTCTCGATGCTCAAAGCATTACATTGATGGGTTGCGTGATGAACATGAAGAACAACCCAAGCTTTGCTCAAGAACTGGTTCGACAGGTCAACCGGATGAGATTTCTTCCTTCTAAGCTCCGTGACCGCTTGGCGAACAAGCTATATCAAAATGAGTTTTTGAACCTACCAATGTGA
- a CDS encoding SLBB domain-containing protein — translation MKSLITLFITFSLCFASFVQANDEFSDAVQVGDLIQVNVPGESTLNTGFQVDKRGRITLPEVGAVFVAGYNNEQLNKVVLESLASAYKDLSNASVYVKEQQIIISVQGYVKEPGEYTLALGSSVQMALYAAGGLRSGAQLDKLILKRGSDKKEFNYKRFLDSGDEANLPTLQSLDSLFVPASPLVGNIEQEFDPAKLANSGDSADSRNAIKVFGEVNAPGSFTYKENTDLVDVLMRSGGVTRYASVEQIRVISNNTPTLFNLKRYLDSGDESLLPVLRPGSTIFVPKQEEEIKSGANMVYVMGEVAAPGAFEGKRDATFMDILANAGGPTRFAESRQIRVIKADGRVIKFDLAAYTEGLPNSNPPSIKAGDAIFVPEKTDMNEKSWLKIAPDRAVNVIGEVNRPGRIEWSDEMNFMGLLAHVGGPTLRADTSKIEVVTGRKMVVFNLDDFIRNGAPRDQLPYIRAGSIVRVHDLPQDPSDNKSQWVRQSSDASIYIFGQVNAPGRYRFTKDMHFLDILSAADGPTKDADIHNVRVTHRDKTYSKVSKLNLSLYFETGDESLLPNVTTGDTIYIPEKGKNWLDTPKEETVRVLGAINNPGRYVFNDNMTILDILAEAAGPTDNAYVEKITIVNMSCCQGQARTFDLVEFSKTANIYNLPVLRAGDTIYIPDRRESFIEKARVGLDDILRITTTIVLIGAL, via the coding sequence ATGAAATCACTAATCACTTTATTCATCACATTCTCATTGTGCTTCGCGAGTTTCGTTCAAGCTAATGATGAGTTTTCTGATGCGGTACAAGTCGGTGACCTTATCCAAGTTAATGTTCCTGGTGAAAGCACTCTCAATACTGGATTCCAAGTTGATAAACGTGGACGAATTACCCTTCCTGAAGTCGGAGCGGTATTCGTGGCAGGTTACAACAATGAGCAACTAAACAAAGTCGTTCTTGAATCTTTAGCATCGGCTTACAAAGACCTATCAAACGCATCCGTGTATGTGAAAGAGCAACAAATCATCATCTCGGTACAAGGTTATGTGAAAGAACCGGGCGAATACACGTTAGCGCTCGGCTCAAGTGTTCAAATGGCACTGTACGCAGCGGGCGGTTTACGTTCAGGTGCGCAGTTAGACAAACTGATCTTAAAACGTGGCTCTGATAAAAAAGAGTTCAACTACAAACGTTTTCTAGATTCTGGGGATGAAGCTAACTTACCGACACTGCAATCACTTGATTCGCTGTTCGTTCCCGCTTCTCCGCTTGTTGGTAATATTGAACAAGAGTTTGATCCAGCCAAACTTGCTAACTCGGGTGACAGTGCCGACTCTCGCAATGCGATTAAGGTATTTGGTGAAGTAAACGCACCAGGGTCATTCACGTACAAAGAAAACACTGACCTTGTTGATGTGCTGATGCGATCGGGCGGTGTGACTCGCTATGCCAGTGTCGAGCAAATCCGTGTCATCTCTAACAACACGCCTACTCTATTCAACCTTAAACGCTACCTAGACTCTGGTGATGAAAGTTTGTTGCCTGTTCTTCGTCCCGGCTCAACCATTTTTGTGCCTAAGCAAGAAGAAGAGATTAAGTCTGGTGCCAATATGGTTTACGTGATGGGTGAAGTTGCTGCGCCCGGCGCTTTTGAAGGAAAAAGAGACGCGACCTTTATGGATATCCTTGCGAATGCTGGCGGTCCGACTCGATTTGCAGAATCACGTCAAATACGTGTGATCAAAGCCGATGGCAGAGTGATTAAATTCGATTTGGCGGCGTACACCGAAGGCCTACCTAACTCTAACCCACCGAGTATTAAAGCCGGTGACGCGATTTTCGTTCCAGAGAAAACCGACATGAACGAGAAGTCTTGGTTGAAGATTGCACCAGACAGAGCGGTTAATGTCATTGGTGAAGTGAACCGACCTGGTCGTATCGAATGGTCAGATGAAATGAACTTCATGGGATTATTAGCTCATGTTGGCGGCCCGACATTACGAGCGGATACGTCAAAAATTGAAGTCGTGACGGGTAGAAAGATGGTTGTGTTTAATCTTGATGACTTCATTCGAAATGGCGCGCCACGCGATCAACTTCCATACATTCGTGCGGGTTCTATCGTGCGTGTTCACGATTTACCACAAGATCCTTCGGACAACAAATCACAATGGGTTCGTCAAAGCTCAGACGCATCAATCTATATCTTCGGACAAGTGAATGCACCCGGCCGTTACCGCTTTACTAAAGACATGCATTTCTTAGACATACTGTCAGCGGCTGATGGTCCAACTAAAGATGCCGACATACACAATGTTCGTGTCACACACCGCGACAAAACTTACTCTAAAGTAAGCAAACTGAACCTATCACTGTACTTTGAAACGGGTGATGAATCATTACTGCCAAACGTAACCACTGGCGACACCATTTATATCCCAGAGAAAGGTAAGAACTGGCTAGATACACCCAAAGAAGAAACCGTTCGAGTGCTTGGGGCTATCAACAATCCCGGTCGTTATGTGTTTAACGACAACATGACCATCTTAGATATCTTGGCAGAAGCGGCAGGCCCTACTGATAACGCTTACGTCGAGAAAATTACGATTGTGAACATGTCTTGCTGCCAAGGCCAAGCGCGCACCTTTGACCTTGTTGAGTTCAGTAAAACCGCGAACATTTACAACCTTCCGGTATTGCGTGCAGGTGATACGATTTATATCCCCGACCGTCGTGAAAGCTTTATCGAGAAAGCACGTGTTGGTTTAGATGACATCCTGCGTATTACGACCACTATCGTGTTAATAGGAGCGTTATAA
- a CDS encoding OmpA family protein, with protein MKKLKNYIALSLSVLVLGCTSYPEQGTGGLAESYDSLNYQNSDFSPVMPDEPLGPEHGLRFDWQLAKLHLDALIQEGARWCFPAAVVQAIQKQNRIARELQGGLLLDAANDLVIQRKRLNELEVQLDYVTSQARCEPPKNENQFRMQLSVIQQLYELLNVDNQFAQNSTEVNPKYMGKLAEASYILKENKSLDLIVTGHADATGSEEYNDKLALGRAKQVERYLTIFGLSPQRIKAVSVGETVPLFEGESDGTLLTNRRVSIEVISPENAAKMGGAL; from the coding sequence ATGAAAAAACTCAAAAACTACATAGCCCTTTCTCTGTCTGTCCTAGTTCTGGGTTGCACGAGTTACCCAGAACAAGGCACTGGCGGTTTAGCAGAAAGCTATGACTCACTCAATTATCAAAATTCTGACTTCTCTCCTGTCATGCCCGACGAGCCTCTTGGTCCTGAACATGGACTGCGTTTTGATTGGCAACTGGCAAAACTGCATTTAGATGCGTTGATCCAAGAAGGTGCGCGTTGGTGCTTCCCTGCTGCTGTTGTTCAAGCCATTCAAAAACAAAACCGAATCGCACGAGAACTCCAAGGTGGTCTTCTGTTAGATGCAGCCAACGACCTTGTTATCCAAAGAAAACGTCTTAACGAACTTGAGGTGCAACTCGACTATGTGACCTCTCAGGCGCGCTGTGAACCACCTAAAAACGAAAACCAATTCCGCATGCAGTTATCTGTGATTCAACAACTGTATGAACTGCTCAATGTTGACAACCAATTCGCGCAAAATTCTACCGAAGTGAATCCTAAATACATGGGTAAACTGGCTGAAGCGTCTTACATTTTAAAAGAAAACAAATCTTTAGACCTTATTGTTACAGGACACGCAGATGCGACAGGTTCTGAAGAGTACAACGATAAATTGGCACTAGGACGCGCAAAACAAGTCGAACGCTACCTCACTATCTTTGGCCTAAGCCCACAACGAATCAAAGCCGTATCTGTCGGTGAAACGGTGCCACTTTTTGAGGGTGAATCTGACGGCACCCTACTGACCAACCGTCGAGTGAGTATTGAAGTTATCTCGCCTGAAAACGCAGCGAAGATGGGAGGTGCACTATGA
- a CDS encoding STAS domain-containing protein, whose translation MELRKIDLNTTTLTLSIFGDLDAAGSRDAQTDIDDVISNDGHQEIEVDFSEVQFLDSSGVGAIVYMFKRLTERERNMRLENVSGQPLEIMKLLRIGHAIPVNSKNPTNS comes from the coding sequence ATGGAATTACGCAAAATTGACTTAAACACAACGACACTGACTCTTTCGATTTTTGGTGATTTAGACGCAGCAGGTAGCCGCGACGCACAGACCGATATTGATGATGTGATTTCAAATGACGGCCACCAAGAAATTGAAGTTGATTTCAGTGAAGTTCAATTTCTTGATTCATCAGGCGTGGGTGCAATTGTCTACATGTTTAAGCGATTAACTGAACGCGAACGAAATATGCGCTTAGAAAATGTATCTGGTCAGCCTTTAGAAATCATGAAGCTTCTACGCATTGGCCACGCTATCCCTGTGAATTCAAAAAATCCTACCAATTCATGA
- a CDS encoding DNA ligase — protein sequence MRLTKLAMATLLACGLPAHSSYLPPEQLVLANTYQQGIDVSQYWKSEKLDGIRALWDGEHLYTRNGNRIYVPKWFVEKLPKVHLEGELWAGRGNFHVVQSTVLDHTPSDTAWRQIDFMLFDMPGAAGDYQKRYYNILHWASVIDEKHIGYIEHFPIPNEELLFQQLDNIDEGNGEGIMLRKITSRYQAGRSNDLLKLKRHHDAEATVIGYKGGTGKYKGMMGSILVHTEEGVEFYIGSGFSDKMRLAPPEIGSRITFRYNGFTQNGKPKFARFVREKSEY from the coding sequence ATGAGGTTAACCAAACTGGCTATGGCAACGTTGTTGGCGTGTGGTCTGCCTGCACATTCATCTTATTTGCCGCCCGAGCAATTGGTACTCGCTAATACCTATCAACAAGGTATCGATGTCTCTCAATATTGGAAAAGCGAAAAACTGGACGGCATTAGAGCGTTGTGGGACGGAGAGCATTTATATACGCGCAACGGAAATCGAATTTATGTCCCTAAGTGGTTTGTCGAAAAACTGCCTAAAGTTCACCTAGAAGGTGAGTTATGGGCAGGGCGAGGTAACTTTCATGTTGTTCAATCAACCGTATTAGACCATACGCCCAGCGACACGGCCTGGCGACAAATCGACTTCATGCTTTTCGATATGCCTGGTGCCGCAGGAGATTATCAAAAACGTTATTACAACATTCTGCATTGGGCGAGTGTCATCGATGAAAAGCATATTGGGTACATCGAACATTTCCCAATACCCAATGAAGAGCTGTTATTCCAGCAATTAGACAACATCGATGAAGGGAATGGTGAAGGCATCATGCTTCGTAAGATCACCAGTCGTTATCAAGCAGGAAGAAGCAATGATTTACTCAAACTTAAGAGACACCATGACGCTGAAGCGACCGTTATCGGTTACAAGGGAGGAACTGGGAAATACAAGGGAATGATGGGCTCGATATTAGTGCACACGGAAGAGGGCGTTGAATTTTATATTGGGAGTGGGTTTAGCGATAAAATGAGGTTGGCACCACCAGAAATCGGCAGTCGAATTACCTTCCGCTATAACGGCTTTACGCAAAACGGAAAGCCCAAGTTTGCACGCTTTGTTCGAGAAAAGAGTGAGTATTAA
- a CDS encoding MATE family efflux transporter has protein sequence MHRYKEEASNLIKLATPVLIASVAQTGMGFVDTVMAGGVSAIDMAAVSIAASIWLPSILFGVGLLMALVPVVAQLNGSGRQVKIPFEIQQGAFLALVISLPIIGVLFQTQLILEWMDIEQLMADKTIGYMNAVMFAVPAFLLFQTLRSFTDGMSLTKPAMVIGFIGLLLNIPLNWMFVYGKLGAPALGGVGCGVATAIVYWVMFALLFAYVLTSKRLAKINIFGTFHKPQLKAQIRLFRLGFPVAAAIFFEVTLFAVVSLLVAPLGSLIVAAHQVAINFSSLVFMIPMSIGAAVSIRVGHKLGQNNTEGARIATHVGIIVGLVTAFMTAALTVLFREQVSLLYTENTAVITVAMQLLLFAAVYQCTDAIQVIAAGALRGYKDMRSIFNITFVAYWLLGLPIGYVLGMKDWIVEPMGAHGFWIGFIVGLTSAAIMLGMRLHWMHKQDDDVQLEFSSR, from the coding sequence GTGCATCGTTACAAAGAAGAAGCCTCTAATTTAATCAAACTTGCGACTCCGGTTTTGATCGCATCAGTTGCACAAACCGGAATGGGTTTTGTTGATACCGTTATGGCCGGTGGCGTAAGCGCTATCGATATGGCGGCGGTTTCGATTGCAGCAAGTATTTGGCTACCATCCATTCTATTTGGTGTTGGCCTATTAATGGCGCTTGTTCCTGTAGTGGCACAACTGAATGGTTCGGGTCGCCAAGTAAAGATCCCATTTGAGATTCAACAAGGTGCGTTTTTAGCGCTAGTCATCTCCCTTCCTATCATTGGTGTGCTTTTTCAAACGCAGCTGATACTGGAATGGATGGACATTGAACAGCTCATGGCAGACAAAACCATCGGCTATATGAATGCTGTGATGTTTGCTGTGCCTGCATTTTTGCTGTTCCAAACGTTAAGAAGTTTTACGGATGGTATGTCTTTAACCAAGCCGGCAATGGTTATCGGTTTTATCGGCTTACTATTAAACATCCCGCTTAACTGGATGTTTGTATACGGAAAACTAGGCGCACCTGCTCTTGGTGGCGTGGGTTGTGGCGTAGCGACGGCAATCGTCTATTGGGTGATGTTCGCTTTATTGTTTGCTTATGTTTTAACATCGAAGCGTTTAGCGAAAATTAATATCTTTGGCACGTTCCATAAACCACAGTTAAAAGCGCAAATCCGTTTGTTCAGACTTGGTTTCCCTGTCGCCGCTGCAATCTTTTTTGAAGTAACCCTATTTGCAGTCGTTTCTTTATTAGTGGCACCGTTAGGCTCACTGATTGTTGCCGCGCACCAAGTCGCGATTAACTTCTCTTCACTCGTGTTCATGATTCCAATGAGTATCGGCGCTGCGGTAAGTATTCGTGTTGGCCATAAATTGGGTCAAAACAACACAGAAGGTGCAAGAATAGCGACACATGTGGGCATTATTGTTGGATTGGTGACGGCGTTTATGACAGCCGCGCTAACCGTACTGTTCAGAGAGCAAGTCTCGTTGCTTTACACTGAAAATACAGCGGTTATTACCGTTGCCATGCAACTACTGTTGTTCGCTGCGGTATATCAATGTACGGATGCAATTCAAGTGATTGCGGCGGGTGCGTTACGCGGATACAAAGACATGCGCTCTATCTTCAACATTACCTTCGTTGCCTACTGGCTACTTGGTCTTCCGATCGGTTACGTCTTAGGAATGAAAGATTGGATAGTTGAACCTATGGGTGCACATGGTTTCTGGATTGGTTTCATTGTTGGTCTTACGTCTGCAGCCATTATGTTGGGTATGCGTCTGCACTGGATGCATAAGCAAGATGATGACGTACAGCTAGAGTTTAGTTCTCGTTAA
- a CDS encoding riboflavin synthase subunit alpha: protein MFTGIVQGMATLVAINKKELFQTHTIELNDEMIEGLAIGASVAHNGCCLTVTEISGNQISFDLMQATLRLTNLGQLNVGDQVNVERAAKFGDEIGGHSMSGHIALMAKLVEVIKTENNRTLWFELPEASMKYVLSKGYIGVDGCSLTIGEVEDNRFSVHLIPETLNRTLFGGREVGDDVNIEFDPQTQAIVDTVERVLANQK from the coding sequence ATGTTTACAGGTATCGTTCAAGGCATGGCTACACTGGTTGCCATCAACAAAAAAGAGTTGTTTCAAACTCATACCATTGAGTTAAACGATGAGATGATTGAAGGATTAGCGATTGGTGCTTCAGTCGCTCATAACGGTTGTTGCTTAACCGTTACTGAAATCTCAGGTAACCAAATCTCATTTGATCTCATGCAAGCAACACTAAGGCTCACCAACTTAGGTCAACTCAATGTTGGTGACCAAGTAAACGTCGAGCGCGCCGCTAAGTTTGGTGATGAGATTGGCGGTCACAGCATGTCTGGGCACATCGCACTCATGGCTAAGTTAGTCGAAGTAATTAAAACGGAAAACAACCGTACACTTTGGTTCGAACTGCCAGAAGCATCGATGAAATATGTTCTGAGCAAAGGCTACATTGGCGTCGATGGTTGTTCATTAACGATTGGTGAAGTGGAAGACAATCGTTTCTCTGTCCATCTCATCCCAGAAACTTTGAATCGCACTCTGTTTGGTGGCCGTGAAGTAGGGGATGATGTGAACATCGAATTCGACCCTCAAACACAAGCTATCGTTGATACCGTAGAACGCGTACTTGCAAATCAGAAGTAA
- a CDS encoding CPXCG motif-containing cysteine-rich protein, with protein sequence MHKYTEKHVSCPHCGHAISITLDASNGSQDFYDDCPACCNAIHLDMQVDEARDRINLSIDADDEQVF encoded by the coding sequence ATGCATAAATACACCGAGAAACATGTCTCCTGCCCTCATTGTGGGCACGCCATCAGCATAACGCTCGACGCTTCCAATGGTAGCCAAGACTTCTACGACGATTGTCCCGCGTGTTGCAATGCAATCCACCTCGACATGCAGGTAGATGAAGCGAGAGATAGAATTAATCTCTCGATTGATGCAGACGATGAACAGGTTTTCTGA
- a CDS encoding fructosamine kinase family protein: MWQAISQQLSDTLLFNFQITERTKVPGGDINDCYMISDGNERYFVKVNQREFLPKFEIEAENLRLLRNTSTVYVPELVLIGKTKECSFIILNYLPTKPLETGNNSYDFGVQLAQLHRWGEQKEFGCDQDNYIGSTLQPNPWHKKWGRFFSEQRIGFQLQLLKEKGIEFGDIDDIVDVVNMRLAGHNPRPSLLHGDLWNGNVANSAFGPICYDPACYWGDHECDLALTELFEGFPKEFYEGYQSVMPLDVGYTDRKDIYNLYHLLNHCNQFGGEYLAQTEACIQKIQAV, translated from the coding sequence ATGTGGCAGGCCATTTCTCAACAGCTTTCAGACACCCTTTTATTTAACTTTCAGATAACTGAACGTACTAAGGTGCCTGGTGGTGACATTAACGATTGCTATATGATCAGTGATGGTAATGAACGTTACTTTGTAAAAGTGAATCAGCGGGAATTTCTCCCAAAATTTGAGATTGAAGCTGAGAACCTACGTCTATTAAGAAATACCTCCACCGTCTATGTCCCAGAGCTTGTGCTTATTGGTAAAACCAAGGAGTGCTCGTTCATTATCCTCAATTACCTACCGACTAAGCCTTTAGAAACCGGCAATAATAGCTATGACTTTGGTGTTCAATTGGCACAACTGCACCGATGGGGCGAACAAAAAGAGTTTGGTTGCGATCAAGATAATTATATCGGCAGCACCCTACAGCCCAACCCATGGCATAAAAAATGGGGCCGTTTTTTCTCAGAACAGCGCATCGGTTTTCAACTGCAACTTCTGAAAGAAAAAGGCATTGAGTTTGGTGACATCGACGATATTGTCGACGTGGTGAATATGCGACTTGCAGGCCACAACCCTCGTCCTTCTTTACTTCATGGCGATCTTTGGAATGGCAATGTCGCCAATTCCGCGTTTGGCCCAATTTGTTACGACCCAGCTTGCTACTGGGGTGACCATGAGTGTGATTTGGCGTTAACCGAATTGTTCGAAGGCTTCCCTAAAGAGTTTTATGAAGGTTACCAAAGCGTCATGCCGCTCGACGTTGGCTATACTGATCGGAAAGACATTTACAACTTGTACCATCTTCTTAATCACTGCAACCAATTTGGCGGCGAGTATTTAGCACAAACCGAAGCGTGTATTCAGAAGATTCAGGCTGTTTAA
- a CDS encoding DUF3802 family protein produces MVVETDGYLALIEHLSFNLDVFTKGTGDTGTESVEDIVTDMISSNIMAIFEQNPELHASVRFQLLKEADAVVADLGEVLAGVWSKKATNEQIVFLDEYIALVKNLFDTAVAKYD; encoded by the coding sequence GTGGTTGTAGAAACCGATGGCTACTTAGCTTTAATCGAGCACCTATCATTCAACCTGGATGTATTCACCAAAGGTACTGGTGATACTGGCACTGAAAGTGTCGAAGATATTGTAACGGACATGATTTCAAGCAACATCATGGCTATTTTCGAGCAAAACCCAGAATTGCATGCCAGCGTTCGTTTTCAATTGTTGAAAGAGGCCGATGCTGTTGTGGCTGATTTAGGTGAAGTTTTGGCTGGTGTTTGGTCTAAGAAAGCGACAAACGAGCAGATTGTTTTTCTTGATGAATACATCGCGTTAGTGAAAAACTTGTTTGACACTGCCGTTGCTAAATACGACTAA
- a CDS encoding C40 family peptidase, with protein MKFRKMLAVTITFATLAACSSTPPPSHFSQTAQKPLSKSEQLTVNAYMSVYDQWKGVPYHFGGASFRGVDCSAFVQIAVQNATQQALPRTTKDQSQQGKEIAYEQAISGDLVFFKTSPKVRHVGVYLGNKQFLHASTSKGVIISRLDNPYWASKFWHFRRI; from the coding sequence ATGAAATTCAGAAAAATGCTTGCAGTTACAATAACTTTCGCAACATTAGCTGCATGTAGCTCGACACCACCTCCCTCTCACTTCAGTCAAACCGCACAGAAACCCTTATCAAAGTCAGAACAATTGACTGTTAATGCTTATATGAGCGTGTATGACCAGTGGAAAGGTGTGCCTTATCATTTTGGTGGCGCGTCATTTAGAGGTGTTGATTGCTCTGCATTCGTTCAAATTGCAGTACAAAATGCGACCCAGCAAGCACTGCCAAGGACGACAAAAGATCAGAGTCAACAAGGAAAAGAAATCGCGTATGAACAAGCGATAAGCGGTGATCTGGTTTTTTTCAAAACCTCACCAAAGGTTCGACATGTAGGTGTTTATCTGGGAAACAAACAGTTCCTACATGCGTCTACGTCTAAAGGCGTGATTATCTCAAGGCTTGATAACCCCTATTGGGCTTCAAAATTCTGGCACTTTAGACGTATATAG